The Microlunatus antarcticus genome window below encodes:
- a CDS encoding SGNH/GDSL hydrolase family protein, producing MRTSWTGRAVVTAVLLTAACGTVPPTSNPSPTGSPPVSPSPSRPSSPPTTLHVVGLGDSVTSGEHCACDDYVTGFGHLLASRSGAKVHTTDDGESGSTSDGLADELTGHDADDRHLQADVADADVVVVTMGANDLSPALSAWRSGSCGPACYDPEVTQMRSDLGRVLDRVATLTAGRARVLVTTYWNVFTDGDVARRAERAGYLTWSDTVTRRANAAITQVADAHAATLVDLYAPFKGDGSADPTRLLAADGDHPDRAGTALISRTVLAAYTGS from the coding sequence GTGCGCACCTCCTGGACCGGTCGCGCGGTGGTCACCGCCGTCCTGCTCACCGCGGCCTGCGGAACGGTGCCGCCGACGTCGAACCCCTCCCCCACGGGCTCGCCCCCGGTGTCGCCGAGCCCGTCGCGCCCGTCCTCGCCCCCGACGACGCTGCACGTCGTCGGGCTCGGCGACTCGGTCACGTCCGGCGAGCACTGCGCCTGCGACGACTACGTCACGGGCTTCGGCCACCTCCTGGCCTCGCGGAGCGGCGCGAAGGTCCACACCACCGACGACGGCGAGAGCGGCTCCACCAGCGACGGCCTCGCCGACGAGCTGACCGGCCACGACGCGGACGACCGGCACCTGCAGGCCGACGTCGCGGACGCCGACGTCGTCGTCGTGACCATGGGCGCCAACGACCTCTCCCCCGCCCTGTCCGCCTGGCGCTCGGGCTCGTGCGGCCCGGCCTGCTACGACCCGGAGGTGACGCAGATGCGGTCGGACCTGGGACGCGTGCTCGACCGCGTCGCCACGCTGACGGCCGGGCGGGCCCGGGTCCTGGTCACCACCTACTGGAACGTCTTCACCGACGGCGACGTCGCCCGTCGGGCCGAGCGGGCGGGCTACCTCACCTGGAGCGACACCGTGACGCGGCGGGCGAACGCCGCCATCACCCAGGTCGCCGACGCGCACGCCGCGACCCTGGTCGACCTCTACGCCCCCTTCAAGGGCGACGGCAGCGCCGACCCGACCCGCCTGCTCGCGGCGGACGGCGACCACCCGGACCGCGCCGGCACCGCGCTGATCAGCCGTACGGTGCTGGCCGCCTACACGGGGTCCTGA
- the rimM gene encoding ribosome maturation factor RimM (Essential for efficient processing of 16S rRNA) — protein MTPTPSDDPDQLVEVVVGVVGGAHGIRGDVAIGVRTDEPERRFVPGARLRVEGSPRVLTVETARDHSGRLLVRFEELEDRNAAEAARGLVLVTDVPASELPSDEGEYYDRQLVGLEAVTPDGRPVGRVLAVLHPAGQDLLEISTGTGPRLIPFVEALVPEVDLVNGRLVVADVPGLLSDTEDDLDEPDAPDLAP, from the coding sequence GTGACCCCGACGCCGTCCGACGACCCCGACCAGCTGGTCGAGGTCGTCGTCGGCGTCGTCGGCGGTGCCCACGGCATCCGCGGCGACGTCGCGATCGGGGTCCGCACCGACGAGCCGGAACGACGCTTCGTCCCGGGTGCGCGACTGCGCGTCGAGGGTTCCCCGCGGGTGCTGACGGTCGAGACCGCGCGTGACCACTCCGGTCGCCTGCTCGTCCGCTTCGAGGAGCTCGAGGACCGCAACGCCGCCGAGGCCGCCCGCGGCCTGGTCCTCGTGACCGACGTCCCGGCGAGCGAGCTCCCGTCGGACGAGGGCGAGTACTACGACCGCCAGCTCGTCGGACTCGAGGCCGTCACCCCTGACGGCCGCCCTGTCGGTCGGGTGCTCGCCGTGCTGCACCCGGCGGGGCAGGACCTCCTCGAGATCAGCACCGGGACCGGCCCACGGCTGATCCCCTTCGTCGAGGCGCTCGTGCCCGAGGTCGACCTCGTGAACGGTCGCCTGGTCGTGGCCGACGTGCCCGGCCTGCTGAGCGACACCGAGGACGACCTCGACGAGCCCGACGCGCCCGACTTGGCTCCGTGA
- a CDS encoding ATP-binding cassette domain-containing protein: MNAIEASGLRKRFGTTQALDGVDLVAPEGTVLGVLGPNGAGKTTAVRVLATLLRPDSGSARVAGHDVTTAAGRVRASIGLTGQYASVDEDLTGTQNLVMIGELLDLRPREARARARELLAWFDLTDAAGKRAKQYSGGMRRRLDLAASLVGRPAVIFLDEPTTGLDPAKREEMWDVIRTLVTQGSTVLLTTQYLEEADALADSITVIDHGRVIADDTPDGLKRILGGFRLAVRPTDPARLGDVAAILGGLAGAEPEATGRHRLTVPVVGEAVLPLAVERFAAAGIGITELSLHLPSLDEVFLSLTGRPVDDTSTGSESQEDAA, translated from the coding sequence ATGAACGCGATCGAAGCATCCGGGCTGCGCAAGCGGTTCGGCACCACCCAGGCCCTCGACGGCGTCGACCTCGTCGCGCCGGAGGGCACCGTCCTCGGCGTCCTCGGCCCGAACGGGGCCGGCAAGACCACCGCCGTACGCGTGCTCGCCACGCTGCTGCGACCCGACAGCGGCTCCGCGCGGGTCGCCGGCCACGACGTCACGACCGCGGCCGGCCGGGTCCGGGCCAGCATCGGGCTGACCGGGCAGTACGCCTCCGTCGACGAGGACCTGACCGGCACCCAGAACCTCGTCATGATCGGCGAGCTCCTCGACCTGCGCCCGCGCGAGGCCCGCGCCCGGGCTCGTGAGCTGCTGGCCTGGTTCGACCTCACCGATGCGGCCGGCAAGCGGGCCAAGCAGTACTCGGGCGGCATGCGCCGCCGGCTCGACCTCGCGGCCAGCCTGGTCGGGCGTCCCGCCGTGATCTTCCTCGACGAGCCCACCACCGGGCTCGACCCGGCCAAGCGCGAGGAGATGTGGGACGTCATCCGCACCCTCGTCACGCAGGGCTCGACGGTCCTGCTGACCACGCAGTACCTCGAGGAGGCGGACGCGCTGGCCGACTCCATCACCGTCATCGACCACGGCCGCGTGATCGCCGACGACACCCCCGACGGGCTCAAGCGGATCCTCGGCGGCTTCCGCCTCGCCGTGCGGCCCACCGACCCGGCGCGGCTGGGTGACGTGGCCGCGATCCTCGGCGGCCTGGCGGGTGCGGAGCCCGAGGCCACCGGCCGCCACCGGCTGACCGTGCCCGTGGTCGGCGAGGCGGTGCTGCCGCTGGCCGTCGAACGGTTCGCCGCCGCCGGCATCGGCATCACCGAGCTCTCCCTGCACCTGCCGAGCCTCGACGAGGTCTTCCTCTCCCTGACCGGACGCCCGGTCGACGACACCAGCACCGGCTCCGAGTCCCAGGAGGACGCAGCATGA
- the trmD gene encoding tRNA (guanosine(37)-N1)-methyltransferase TrmD has protein sequence MTALLRADVVSIFPDYLAPLRLSLIGKAIDTGLVELGVHDLRTWTHDRHRTVDDTPYGGGAGMVMKPEPWGAALDAIVPAGSATTPRLVVPTPSGRRFTQAVAAELAAEQHLVFACGRYEGIDSRVMADAATRMRVDEISIGDYVLNGGEAAVLVMLEAVVRLVPGVIGNPESLTEESHAAEHDGLLEGPVYTKPTSWRGLDVPPVLLSGNHGAIAAWRRDQALERTRRVRPDLAPSPLDGVEGVVVGVATPADAGELLTLQRAAFLAEGQLNRVLTIPPLTETLDELAASLLTSATVLVARSGSRIVGAVRGTLLDDGTWWIGRLMVAPDQQRRGLGSALLRQILDAGPPGAPAGLLTGVASRKNVARYRRFGFRVVEQGIDEVGVPVVTLRKG, from the coding sequence GTGACGGCGCTGCTCCGGGCCGACGTCGTCTCGATCTTCCCCGACTACCTCGCTCCGCTCCGCCTGTCCCTGATCGGCAAGGCGATCGACACCGGCCTGGTCGAGCTGGGCGTGCACGACCTGCGCACCTGGACCCACGACCGGCACCGGACCGTCGACGACACCCCGTACGGCGGTGGCGCCGGCATGGTGATGAAGCCCGAGCCGTGGGGCGCGGCGCTCGACGCGATCGTTCCCGCCGGGTCGGCCACCACGCCCCGGCTCGTCGTCCCCACGCCCTCGGGTCGCCGCTTCACCCAGGCCGTCGCCGCCGAGCTCGCCGCCGAGCAGCACCTCGTCTTCGCCTGCGGCCGCTACGAGGGCATCGACTCCCGCGTCATGGCCGACGCCGCCACCCGGATGCGGGTCGACGAGATCAGCATCGGCGACTACGTCCTCAACGGCGGCGAGGCGGCCGTGCTCGTGATGCTGGAGGCCGTCGTCCGGCTGGTCCCCGGGGTGATCGGCAACCCGGAGTCGCTGACCGAGGAGTCGCACGCGGCGGAGCACGACGGGCTCCTCGAGGGCCCCGTCTACACCAAGCCCACCTCCTGGCGCGGCCTCGACGTGCCGCCCGTGCTGCTGTCCGGCAACCACGGCGCGATCGCCGCCTGGCGTCGCGACCAGGCCCTGGAACGCACCCGACGGGTCCGCCCCGATCTCGCCCCGAGCCCGCTCGACGGCGTGGAGGGGGTCGTGGTCGGCGTGGCGACGCCGGCCGACGCGGGGGAGCTGCTCACGCTGCAGCGGGCCGCGTTCCTGGCGGAGGGCCAGCTCAACAGGGTGCTGACGATCCCTCCGCTCACCGAGACCCTTGACGAGCTGGCCGCGTCCCTGCTGACCTCGGCCACCGTGCTCGTCGCCCGGTCGGGGAGCCGGATCGTCGGAGCGGTCCGTGGGACTCTGCTCGACGACGGCACCTGGTGGATCGGCCGGCTGATGGTGGCGCCCGACCAGCAGCGCCGCGGCCTCGGCTCGGCCCTGCTGCGCCAGATCCTCGACGCCGGCCCGCCCGGTGCCCCCGCGGGTCTGCTCACCGGCGTCGCCAGCCGCAAGAACGTCGCCCGCTACCGCCGCTTCGGCTTCCGGGTCGTCGAGCAGGGCATCGACGAGGTCGGCGTCCCCGTGGTGACCCTCCGCAAGGGCTGA
- a CDS encoding succinate dehydrogenase cytochrome b subunit, with the protein MATTTLTTSQRAARSTVALKALMAVSGIVLIGYLLAHMYGNLKVFAGQAAFDEYAHHLRTIGDPILPHTGLLWIIRVVLLAAVVAHAYAAVKLWRRNHRGRGGAKRYHSAKAARGVQRSYSSFTLRWGGIIIALFVVFHLLNFTWQVITPGGASASPYERVVNGFSVWWLVAAYTVAMLAVGFHLRHGTWSALTTLGLNTSTVARHRLNLIAYAVAGVVTVGFLLPPFSILFGLVR; encoded by the coding sequence GTGGCAACAACGACCCTGACCACGTCGCAGCGCGCGGCGCGGTCCACCGTCGCGCTCAAGGCCCTCATGGCCGTGAGCGGGATCGTCCTCATCGGCTACCTGCTGGCGCACATGTACGGGAACCTGAAGGTGTTCGCCGGCCAGGCGGCCTTCGACGAGTACGCGCACCACCTGCGCACGATCGGCGACCCGATCCTGCCGCACACCGGTCTGCTCTGGATCATCCGCGTGGTCCTGCTCGCCGCCGTCGTGGCGCACGCGTACGCCGCGGTCAAGCTCTGGCGTCGGAACCACCGGGGTCGAGGTGGCGCCAAGCGCTACCACTCGGCCAAGGCGGCACGTGGCGTGCAGCGTTCGTACAGCTCCTTCACCCTGCGCTGGGGCGGCATCATCATCGCCCTCTTCGTGGTCTTCCACCTGCTGAACTTCACCTGGCAGGTGATCACCCCGGGCGGGGCCTCGGCCAGCCCGTACGAGCGTGTCGTCAACGGCTTCAGCGTCTGGTGGTTGGTCGCGGCCTACACCGTCGCGATGCTGGCGGTCGGGTTCCACCTGCGCCACGGCACCTGGAGCGCGCTGACCACGCTCGGGCTCAACACCTCGACCGTGGCCCGGCACCGGCTCAACCTGATCGCGTACGCCGTCGCCGGCGTCGTGACGGTCGGGTTCCTGCTGCCCCCCTTCTCGATCCTGTTCGGGCTCGTCCGATGA
- a CDS encoding ABC transporter permease: MTATPTLTRSSPSADAELPAEPRGGVARYVRHAVVLARRSLIKTWRTPEALIDVTVQPIIFLALFTFIFGGAIAGGDRGAYLQFLLPGILGQSIALAGIALGTNLNTDIEKGVFDRFRSLPIGRSIPLVGAVLADLARYVVLCAITLGTGTLMGFRVQTDGLHALAAMLLAIAFALCFCWISVFVGMIARTSGAVQGIGFLLVLPLSFGSNTFVATETMPGWLQAFVHVNPISHLVSTMRALMTGGPYAHDLVWTLGWMALLLVVFVPLALRAYARRA, translated from the coding sequence ATGACCGCCACCCCGACCCTCACGCGCAGCTCACCCTCGGCCGACGCCGAGCTGCCCGCGGAACCACGGGGCGGCGTCGCCCGCTACGTCCGGCACGCCGTGGTCCTCGCGCGCCGCAGCCTGATCAAGACCTGGCGGACGCCCGAGGCCCTGATCGACGTCACCGTCCAGCCGATCATCTTCCTCGCGCTGTTCACCTTCATCTTCGGCGGCGCGATCGCGGGCGGCGACCGCGGGGCGTACCTGCAGTTCCTCCTGCCGGGGATCCTCGGCCAGTCCATCGCCCTCGCCGGCATCGCGCTCGGGACCAACCTCAACACCGACATCGAGAAGGGCGTCTTCGACCGGTTCCGCTCGTTGCCGATCGGCCGCTCGATCCCCCTGGTCGGCGCGGTCCTCGCCGACCTGGCCCGCTACGTCGTGCTCTGCGCGATCACGCTGGGGACGGGGACCCTGATGGGCTTCCGCGTCCAGACCGACGGGCTGCACGCGCTGGCGGCGATGCTGCTCGCGATCGCCTTCGCGCTGTGCTTCTGCTGGATCTCGGTCTTCGTCGGGATGATCGCCCGGACGTCGGGCGCGGTGCAGGGGATCGGCTTCCTGCTGGTGCTGCCGCTGAGCTTCGGCAGCAACACCTTCGTCGCCACCGAGACCATGCCGGGCTGGCTGCAGGCCTTCGTGCACGTCAACCCGATCTCGCACCTGGTGTCGACGATGCGCGCGCTGATGACCGGCGGCCCGTACGCGCACGACCTCGTCTGGACGCTGGGCTGGATGGCCCTGCTCCTGGTCGTCTTCGTCCCGCTCGCCCTGCGTGCCTACGCCCGGCGGGCCTGA
- a CDS encoding alpha/beta hydrolase: MSLTGLPLLLLVGAATLVAPVVTGLVWRTGRHRRLGVLGRVAAVLGCQALAVSTTFLAVNRDFVFYSSWGDLLGTSAPTPAIETQNLVRPGQGTVDVVQVHGPASGVDAPVLVWRPPQYDQPAYAHTKFPVLMVLPGQPSSPAVMFAHFGFGAAATAAIDAHLVKPFVAVFPPLMTNPPRDTECTDVPGGPKAETWLSHDVRDAVLQHARVDTSASSWSVAGYSTGAFCAVKLVLAHPKLFTDAAGFGGYYQPITDHTTGNLFGGSRIRYDENSPLWLYGRTGLASDHRLLLITSQGDPDSYGETEKMLAATRGDPGVSSLVFSTGGHNYRNYAGSVPAVLRWLGQGQAAFAP; encoded by the coding sequence GTGAGCCTCACGGGCCTGCCGCTGCTGCTGCTCGTCGGCGCAGCCACCCTCGTCGCCCCGGTCGTCACCGGGCTCGTCTGGCGCACGGGGAGGCACCGACGGCTCGGGGTCCTGGGCCGCGTCGCCGCCGTCCTCGGCTGCCAGGCCCTCGCCGTCTCCACCACGTTCCTGGCCGTCAACCGCGACTTCGTCTTCTACTCCTCGTGGGGCGACCTGCTCGGGACGTCCGCCCCCACCCCGGCGATCGAGACCCAGAACCTCGTCCGGCCCGGTCAGGGCACCGTCGACGTGGTGCAGGTGCACGGCCCCGCGTCCGGGGTCGACGCCCCCGTCCTCGTCTGGCGCCCGCCGCAGTACGACCAGCCGGCGTACGCGCACACGAAGTTCCCCGTGCTGATGGTCCTGCCCGGCCAGCCCTCGAGCCCGGCGGTGATGTTCGCGCACTTCGGCTTCGGGGCGGCCGCCACGGCGGCCATCGACGCGCACCTGGTCAAGCCGTTCGTCGCGGTGTTCCCGCCGCTCATGACCAACCCGCCCCGCGACACCGAGTGCACCGACGTGCCCGGCGGGCCGAAGGCGGAGACGTGGCTGTCGCACGACGTCCGCGACGCGGTGCTGCAGCACGCCCGCGTCGACACGTCGGCCTCGTCCTGGAGCGTCGCCGGCTACAGCACCGGCGCCTTCTGCGCGGTCAAGCTGGTGCTCGCCCACCCGAAGCTCTTCACCGACGCGGCCGGCTTCGGGGGCTACTACCAGCCGATCACCGACCACACGACCGGCAACCTGTTCGGCGGCTCCCGGATCCGCTACGACGAGAACTCCCCGCTCTGGCTCTACGGGCGGACCGGGCTCGCCTCGGACCACCGGCTGCTGCTGATCACCAGCCAGGGAGACCCGGACAGCTACGGCGAGACCGAGAAGATGCTGGCCGCCACGCGGGGCGACCCCGGCGTCTCCTCGCTGGTGTTCAGCACCGGCGGCCACAACTACCGCAACTACGCCGGCTCGGTCCCCGCCGTGCTGCGCTGGCTCGGCCAGGGTCAGGCGGCCTTCGCCCCGTGA
- a CDS encoding BTAD domain-containing putative transcriptional regulator, with translation MSDEAGGRVRVGLLGPLLVLRDGVDVTPAGVRLRALLCRLAVDAGRRVSHDELVDAVWPDGPPAEPTNALQSLVSRLRRALGDAAPVVQEPSGYRLVLAASDVDTDRLRTAVVRGDAAQAAGELGPAARAYAEALALGRGEPLVDAGPAAYAAAHVARWDALRLAAARGRAACALASGDPAAVVDDLVELVAAHPLDERLRLLLMRALAATGRSAEALAAYEDARRVLAEELGTDPGRELAALHLRLLRGEVPAGPEVAAARPAAPRSNLPGPRTSFVGREDDLDRVLGALDTSRLVTVVGSGGAGKTRLAVEAAARWLGSADGSAWLVELAPVTEPAGVADAALAALGLRDARVTDRADRAPQDATERLVNALRERRCLLVVDNCEHLVDAAAELVDRVLRDVGDLRVLVTSRMALTVDGEVLVPLAPLPLPPVDVDLGTAAAHPAVRLWLDRAAAVAPGFVLDAQTLGPVVEIVRRLDGLPLAIELAAARLGVLPVADVAQRLSDRFRLLTGGSRAGLPRHRTLRAVVGWSWDLLSPAERLLAERLAVFPAGTDVETAVAVCADDRLPADEVDALLLALVEKSLLRATEADGRLRLTMLETLREYGTEQLLGHGELDRARATHAAYFTALVERPEPVLRGPDQLGALDRLGRERENVAAALRYLVDAGEAAAAQRMCLALVWYWTLVDGGDEATTWLRAVVEASRGPGRSAPPEIAYAEAGLAVSEAFGAQNFALGGWTEARTLLGRLADRLVGVPAPFPGLAVLRATVASFAARPDLVERFVAEAEDDPDPWVRAAIQSTVASIAENSGDVDGMRRAAVAAYDGFRVLGDRWGLSSSLLVLAALAVFDSDLDAAEAAYAEALRHIVALGSAEDDLYLRIRLADLQARQGQVDRARATVTDFVADPGSPRMTVERELVAEAVLVGLDLQAGRADAALAGAGRLRQRLAERPLTAPLDGHLSSICLGTTATVEALAGDPTRAAADLASAYPTALGTHDMPIMATVGVAVAALALARAEPVEAATVLGAAARVRGADDPTEPTVLRLTTALRDRLGDAFDPAYAAGWTLGSAAAVARLDPQARRA, from the coding sequence GTGAGCGACGAGGCGGGCGGCCGGGTCCGCGTCGGCCTGCTCGGGCCCCTGCTGGTGCTCCGCGACGGGGTCGACGTGACGCCGGCGGGCGTACGGCTGCGGGCGCTGCTGTGCCGGCTCGCGGTCGACGCGGGCCGCCGGGTCAGCCACGACGAGCTCGTCGACGCGGTCTGGCCGGACGGACCGCCGGCCGAGCCCACCAACGCGCTGCAGTCGCTCGTCTCGCGGCTGCGGCGCGCGCTCGGGGACGCCGCCCCGGTCGTGCAGGAGCCGTCGGGCTACCGGCTGGTGCTGGCGGCGAGCGACGTCGACACGGACCGGCTGCGGACCGCGGTCGTCCGGGGCGACGCCGCGCAGGCCGCCGGAGAGCTCGGACCCGCGGCACGGGCGTACGCCGAGGCCCTCGCCCTGGGACGTGGAGAGCCGCTGGTCGACGCCGGGCCCGCCGCGTACGCCGCCGCCCACGTCGCCCGCTGGGACGCCCTCCGCCTCGCCGCCGCCCGGGGTCGCGCCGCCTGCGCCCTGGCGTCCGGAGACCCGGCGGCCGTCGTCGACGACCTGGTCGAGCTGGTGGCCGCGCACCCCCTCGACGAACGTCTCCGGCTGCTCCTCATGCGCGCGCTCGCCGCGACCGGACGGTCGGCGGAGGCGCTGGCGGCGTACGAGGACGCGCGCCGGGTGCTCGCCGAGGAGCTCGGCACCGACCCCGGGCGCGAGCTGGCCGCGCTGCACCTGCGGCTGCTGCGCGGCGAGGTGCCGGCGGGCCCCGAGGTCGCCGCCGCGCGGCCGGCCGCGCCCCGGAGCAACCTGCCCGGCCCGCGCACCAGCTTCGTCGGGCGCGAGGACGACCTCGACCGGGTGCTGGGCGCCCTGGACACGTCGCGGCTCGTCACGGTCGTCGGGTCGGGCGGCGCGGGCAAGACCCGGCTCGCGGTGGAGGCGGCGGCGCGGTGGCTCGGCTCCGCGGACGGCTCGGCGTGGCTGGTCGAGCTGGCGCCGGTCACCGAGCCCGCCGGCGTGGCCGACGCGGCGCTCGCCGCCCTCGGGTTGCGCGACGCCCGGGTGACCGACCGCGCCGACCGGGCGCCGCAGGACGCGACCGAGCGGCTCGTCAACGCCCTGCGCGAGCGCCGCTGCCTGCTCGTGGTCGACAACTGCGAGCACCTGGTCGACGCTGCGGCCGAGCTGGTCGACCGGGTCCTGCGCGACGTCGGCGACCTGCGGGTGCTCGTGACCAGCCGGATGGCGCTGACCGTCGACGGCGAGGTCCTCGTCCCGCTCGCGCCGCTCCCCCTGCCGCCCGTGGACGTGGACCTCGGGACCGCAGCCGCCCACCCGGCCGTGCGCCTCTGGCTCGACCGGGCCGCCGCCGTGGCGCCCGGCTTCGTGCTCGACGCGCAGACCCTGGGTCCGGTCGTCGAGATCGTGCGCCGCCTGGACGGCCTGCCGCTGGCCATCGAGCTGGCCGCGGCGCGGCTCGGGGTGCTGCCCGTCGCCGACGTCGCGCAGCGGCTGTCCGACCGTTTCCGGCTGCTCACCGGCGGCAGCCGCGCCGGGCTCCCGCGCCACCGGACCCTCCGTGCCGTCGTGGGGTGGAGCTGGGACCTGCTCTCCCCCGCCGAGCGGCTGCTGGCCGAGCGGCTGGCGGTCTTCCCCGCCGGCACCGACGTGGAGACGGCGGTCGCGGTCTGCGCCGACGACCGCCTGCCCGCCGACGAGGTCGACGCGCTGCTGCTCGCGCTGGTCGAGAAGTCCCTGCTGCGGGCGACCGAGGCGGACGGCCGGTTGCGGCTGACGATGCTGGAGACGCTGCGCGAGTACGGGACGGAGCAGCTCCTGGGCCACGGCGAGCTGGACCGGGCGCGCGCCACGCACGCCGCGTACTTCACCGCCCTGGTCGAGCGGCCGGAGCCGGTGCTGCGGGGGCCGGACCAGCTGGGTGCGCTGGACCGGCTGGGGCGCGAGCGCGAGAACGTCGCCGCCGCGCTGCGCTACCTCGTCGACGCCGGCGAGGCCGCGGCCGCGCAGCGGATGTGCCTCGCCCTCGTCTGGTACTGGACCCTGGTGGACGGTGGCGACGAGGCCACCACGTGGCTGCGTGCCGTGGTGGAGGCGAGCAGGGGGCCTGGGCGGTCGGCGCCGCCCGAGATCGCCTACGCCGAGGCCGGGCTGGCCGTGTCCGAGGCCTTCGGGGCGCAGAACTTCGCCCTCGGCGGCTGGACGGAGGCGCGGACGCTGCTCGGGCGGTTGGCCGACCGGCTCGTCGGTGTGCCGGCACCCTTCCCCGGCCTCGCGGTGCTGCGGGCCACGGTCGCGTCCTTCGCCGCCCGGCCCGACCTGGTCGAGCGTTTCGTCGCGGAGGCCGAGGACGACCCCGACCCCTGGGTGCGGGCCGCGATCCAGAGCACCGTCGCGAGCATCGCGGAGAACTCCGGCGACGTCGACGGGATGCGGCGGGCGGCGGTCGCCGCGTACGACGGCTTCCGGGTGCTGGGCGACCGCTGGGGCCTGTCGTCGTCGTTGCTCGTCCTCGCCGCGCTCGCCGTCTTCGACTCCGACCTCGACGCGGCCGAGGCGGCGTACGCGGAGGCGCTGCGCCACATCGTGGCGCTCGGGTCGGCCGAGGACGACCTCTACCTGCGGATCCGGCTGGCCGACCTGCAGGCCCGGCAGGGTCAGGTCGACCGGGCTCGGGCGACCGTGACCGACTTCGTCGCGGACCCGGGCTCCCCGCGGATGACGGTGGAGCGCGAGCTCGTCGCCGAGGCGGTCCTGGTCGGCCTCGACCTGCAGGCCGGGCGGGCCGACGCGGCGCTGGCGGGCGCAGGTCGCCTCCGGCAGCGCCTGGCGGAGCGGCCGCTCACCGCACCGCTGGACGGGCACCTGAGCTCGATCTGCCTCGGGACGACGGCGACCGTCGAGGCGCTCGCCGGTGACCCGACCCGCGCGGCCGCCGACCTCGCCAGCGCGTACCCGACGGCGCTCGGAACCCACGACATGCCGATCATGGCCACGGTCGGGGTGGCGGTCGCCGCCCTGGCGCTGGCCCGCGCCGAGCCGGTCGAGGCGGCCACCGTCCTCGGCGCCGCCGCCCGGGTACGGGGCGCCGACGACCCGACAGAACCGACGGTCCTCCGCCTCACGACGGCGCTGCGCGACCGGCTCGGCGACGCCTTCGACCCCGCGTACGCCGCGGGCTGGACCCTCGGGAGCGCGGCGGCGGTGGCGCGGCTGGACCCTCAGGCCCGCCGGGCGTAG